In the genome of Columba livia isolate bColLiv1 breed racing homer chromosome 1, bColLiv1.pat.W.v2, whole genome shotgun sequence, the window AAAACTGCTGTGAATAGCTTGGAATTGGGGGGGTGGGGCAGGTGGGAGACACTCACCTGGGGAGGTGGAAAGTGGCTGGGGTGGCAGAGATGGGACatttgcaattaaaacaaaGGTGGCAGCTCATAAATTTGGTGTGATCACATCCCCTGCATGGTTATGCCTGATTGccttacaaaaaaaaccaaccctcgATTGCAGGAGGAATATTAATATTCTGTATAGATCAAGACCATTTTATGCTAGTgatataagaagaaaaagacagaggtGTCTGCTCCAAGCCCACTCCCCAGGAGTGACCCTGTGCTCCTGCTGGGCTCCTTGCAGTTTGTCCCAAACCTCTTTCAGGGAGTGTAGATAACCAGGGGAAAAAAGCTCTTTCCAAGTGGAGCCTTGCTATCTGCGACCTTCACTTTTCACTCTCAATACTTAtcttctccttctgctctgttCCTCATTTATAACCTGAAAAGTCATGGTGTGAGCTCAAGGAACGATGAGACCTGCCCCACCaggtcacagcagtgcccctCATGGCACCCGGTGGCAGTAGGCGATGCTGTTTGGGGATGGAAGGGGCCTGACCCCTTTGCCACTCCTCCCCAGGCCTCACTGCAGcctctccccagctgcaggtgccTCAGCCatggggctgccctgggggcTCCTCCTGCTCGCGCTGGCACTGGGGAGGTTGGCTGCCGCCCGCTGTCCCACACCCTGTGTCTGTGACAACCTCCGCGCCCAAGTCCTCTGCCTCCATGGGAACCTGACAGCCATCCCCGAAGCCATCCCACAGGTGAGcaaggggacaggcaggggatGGGGGAAGGAGGTGGGGATGGCAGCCCTCAGGTaactcagtgttttgtttttgtgacgGACAGCTCACCAAAAACCTGGACCTTCGGGGCAACAGCTTCATGGTCATCCCGGCGGGAGCCTTTCTCGCCACCCCATACCTAACACACTTGGACCTGCAGCACTGTAAGGTGGAACGGCTGGAGGAAGGGGCTTTCCGGGGACTGGGGAGGCTGGTCTACCTCAACCTGGCCTCCAATGGCATAGCCTTCCTCTACCAGGAGTCCCTGGATGGGCTGTCCTCCCTCCAGCAGCTCATCCTGAAGGGGAACCGCATAGAGGAGATCCAGCCGGGtgcttttggccacctgggatCCCTCACTGTCCTCGACCTGAGGGCGAACGCCTTGGTCTACCTCCCAGACATGGTCTTCCAGGGCCTGCAAGTCCTCAGGTGGCTCCGGCTGTCCCACAACGCCCTCCACGTGCTGGGCAGTGAGGCCTTCGCCGCCCTGCCCGCCCTGCGCAGGCTCAGTCTGGACCACAACGAGCTGCAGGCGCTGCCCAGCGAGGccctggccaggctggatggggcaaCTTGGCTGGACCTGGGCCACAACCCCATCACCTACATGGCCGAGGAGGCCCTGGCCATGGCCTCACTGAAGCACCTCTTCCTGGACCATGCCGCCCTCCAGGATGTGGCACCCGATGCCTTCACACACAGCCCTCAGCTGCGCACGCTGGACCTCCGTGAAAACCAGCTGCAAGGGCTGCCGCCCCTGGCCGGGGCCAGGAGGCTGGAGAGGGTCAGCCTGGTCGGGAACCCCCTGCTTTGCTCCTGCCTCCTGCGCCCCTTCCACCGCTGGCTGGCAAGAGTGCGGGTGCAGGTGGAGGGGGCCTGTGCCGCTCCCCTCGCCCTCCGTGGACGCCCCCTTGACTCCCTCAGGCCCCCCGAGATGAGATGTGGCCGCTCCCAGCcaacccccagccccaccatgCCGTCAGAGCAGTCAAGGGTGGCCAGCAGCGGGCACTGCCCCCTGGGGTGCTCCTGCTCCCCGGATTTCCATCACGGGTCCTGTGAGAACAGGGACCTGCAGGAGATTCCTCAGGGCTTCCCCCGGGACACCCGCCTCCTTGACCTGCGCCAAAATGCCTTTGGGACAGTTCCGCCAGGCGCCTTCCCTGGCCTGAAGGAGCTGGTGTCCCTccacctgcagagctgcagcatcaGGACACTGCACCCTGGGGCGCTGCAGGGGCTGGAGAGCCTGGTCTACCTCTACCTCACCGACAACCACCTCTCCACCTTGGCAGCCACTGCCTTCAAGGGTGCCCCACAGCTGGCGTACCTTGACCTAGACCGCAACGCCTTCACCCACCTGCCCTCGCACACCTTCCAGCTCCTGCCCAACCTCATCTCCCTCCACCTGCAGCACAATGCCATCGGGGAGCTGGTGGACAGCGACTTGGCCAGGGCAGGGGGGCTGCGCTGGCTCTACCTCGCCGGGAATGCCATCCAGCACATCGCCCCCACTGCCCTGGCTCCCGCCAAgatgctggagaagctgcacCTGGAGGGAAACCACCTGGCAGAGGTGCCCACAGCTGCACTGCAGGGCTTGCCCGCACTGAGCGAGCTGAAGCTGTCCCGCAACCCCATCAAGCGCCTGGGGGATGGCGCCTTCCTGCCCGTGGCCTCCAGCCTGCAGCACCTCTACCTGGACAACATGGGCCTGGAGTGGGTGCGTGTGGCTGGGGACCCCAAGGGGCAGGGGCACCGCGGGGTACAGCCACAGGTCCTGTCTTGTTCCACCACCCAGGGCTGGTGGCCCCTATAGAGGCATCCAAACAGATGTCCCCAACTCCTAAGGCTTTAGGAGAGGCTCTGtagcctggccaggagaagaTGCTTCCTCAGGTTTGGCCAGAGCGTTGTCTTGCTCCAACCTGTTCCCCTGGGACACACTTGCTCCTTCTCGTGCTTAAAGACACGCCACTACAGTGGGGTCCAGACCATTCCCCAAACCAcctcctctcccagccctggatttatttctcctgctgtttgtaAAATCTGTCCTGTGGGACTCTTCACCACTATACCCTGAATTCTTCCAGCCTCTGAAGAAAGCTGTGTTAGCACCACTCTCACAAGGACCACGCACCTTAGCAGCGTCCGGGGTTTGCTCTAATACATCCTGCATGCCACCTTCTTTCCAGGAAGACTGAGCAGGGCCCAGTGAGTCCCAAAATCGGTTAACTAATGGTCCCAAAGCACATGTGCTGCCATTTAAAACAGCTCTTTCATGGGTCACCAGGTTCAGGACAGGTTCTCTTGGCCCCTCAGCCTGATTAGCAGTGCAGGGGCCGAGATTTGCTCCTAGGCCTCCATCAGGACCCCTTGACTCACCCTCACTTCGTTACAGATTTCCCCTGGTGCCTTCGCTGGCCTCGGTCCCAAGATCAGAAGCCTTTACCTGGAGAGCAACAAAATGAGCAACATCCCTGACATGAGCAACTTCACAGGGTTGGAGATCCTCAACCTGAGGGATGTGCCTTTCCACTGTGACTGCCAGCTCCTTCCCCTGTGGAGGTGAGTGCTGCAAGGGGGGAACAGCCCTTGGGGGACAACCATGGGGACAGCTGGACCCTTGCCACACCAGAGGCACAGGCCCATGGCACACTGGCCTTCTTGTGTCTTCTCCCATGGTGGTGAGACAGAACATGCACCTCTGTGCAAGGGTGGAAGCAGCCTGGGCTTTCCTGGTGTAGGGAAAGCAACCACAAGCTGGGGTGGGCGGGTACTCAGATATTCAAAGGTCACCCAGGTGAGACGCTGAGCAACCTGGCCTGGCTTTGAAGGGACCCGCACCCACTCATGGGCAGAGTTTCACCTCTGCCTTTGCCCCATCCCATTCCTTTCCCTGATCTTCTGCCACGTTTCCAGGTGGATCAACACACTCAACCTCCACATAGGGGCCACCTGTGGGTCTCCTGCAGAAGCCCAGGGGCTGAAGGTGAAGCTTTCCACCACTTTCCTCACCTGCCCTGGCTGGGGCCGAGGTGAGGCTCGGGGAGCCAGGCCTGACAAGACCAAGGCCGCAGGCAAGCCCAGCAAGaaaaagagaccaggaaaatcACCAGCCAGGGGCTTCAAGAGGAGCAGAGCTTAGGACGCGTGTCCAGGACACAACAGGGTCGTACCCACAGTCTGGGGAGAGTGGTTTTTCTGCTTGTCCCCACTGCGGTAACAGGGATATTGCACAAGGTGCAAAGAAGAGAGCCTGGTGACACCAAAGTGACGCTGAATTGCCCAAGACAGGGTGTGTTTTTGCAGGACACAGAGGTACGCTACCCTGGAAAGAACTGGTGCAAAAAGCTTTCGTATTGTTTGCAGCAGGCTTTGGTGACTTGACCAACAAAGCCAAatccttgctttttcttctcaagGCTCCCTCCAGCCATGTGGAAAAGCTGGAAGCcacaggtttgtttttgttttcaagagtGCTGTGCTTCCGCAGCTTCCAGAACGATTAAAGAGCGGGACTGCAAACAGCACCAATGCAAGATCCTGCACTGCCTTGAATCTCAGAGCAGAAACTTAAAATTACTCTCAGAGAAAACATTGCCTGaatccccagcagctcctcagaaTTAAAACATAAGCAGATTGAAACGTTTCTATTTCCTGCAAAATTTGATTGGTGGAATGGGATCACTTACAGGGTAAGCATAAGCGATATGCCCAACCTATTCCCCATGGCAGCCCAAGCTGGGAACCCCAGCCCCATTTTCAAGTCAGAAGCTGGTTCAAATTGGGAAGGCTTTAGAAGGCAAACACTTCCAGCCATTAAACAACTGTGTGGGGTACGGAAATGTTAGTGCAAAAACGAGGAGGAAGCAAGCCAAAGTTGTCTGGAAGTTCTCCTGGAAAGACAGGTGGTCCTACAAGCCCTTTGACAGAAACCCTACACCCCCACCCCATTCACCCCATCCCCATTTCCCCAGGAGCCCAGAGCCATTGCAGGGCTCAGTCCAGGATGGGCACAGCTCTCCTGCCTGGTTTGATACAGACCCTCTGTTCTTTTTCTGGTCGTGTTTAATTGCTTCCCCCACTGCCTTTTTTGTCCCTCTCCCGTTAAAGACTCCATTTGCCTCTttagaagggaaaagaggaagacTGGTAATTACTCCCCGTTTCTACCCTGTGTTTTCTAGACAGTTAGCTTgcaaatttttcagttttggtcATGAGCCACTGTGCAAAGCAGGAACTATTTTGGCATCACGGGCTCTTGTCTGGAAGCTCGAGGGGAGCATGGCCAAGGCAGAGCCCTGAGCAGCCACCATGTCCCCGTAGGACCGGACAGGGCACTTGCTGTATCCCACTGTGGCACTGACAGGCAGGACACACCCTCACACATAGAAAGTCCACAGGAACTTGCTACAGGagatttaaaactgtttttcatcATTGTCACCATACTGACCTTCCTGATTTCTATCCTGAACTTCGATGGCCACTctgggga includes:
- the CHADL gene encoding chondroadherin-like protein isoform X1 translates to MLFGDGRGLTPLPLLPRPHCSLSPAAGASAMGLPWGLLLLALALGRLAAARCPTPCVCDNLRAQVLCLHGNLTAIPEAIPQLTKNLDLRGNSFMVIPAGAFLATPYLTHLDLQHCKVERLEEGAFRGLGRLVYLNLASNGIAFLYQESLDGLSSLQQLILKGNRIEEIQPGAFGHLGSLTVLDLRANALVYLPDMVFQGLQVLRWLRLSHNALHVLGSEAFAALPALRRLSLDHNELQALPSEALARLDGATWLDLGHNPITYMAEEALAMASLKHLFLDHAALQDVAPDAFTHSPQLRTLDLRENQLQGLPPLAGARRLERVSLVGNPLLCSCLLRPFHRWLARVRVQVEGACAAPLALRGRPLDSLRPPEMRCGRSQPTPSPTMPSEQSRVASSGHCPLGCSCSPDFHHGSCENRDLQEIPQGFPRDTRLLDLRQNAFGTVPPGAFPGLKELVSLHLQSCSIRTLHPGALQGLESLVYLYLTDNHLSTLAATAFKGAPQLAYLDLDRNAFTHLPSHTFQLLPNLISLHLQHNAIGELVDSDLARAGGLRWLYLAGNAIQHIAPTALAPAKMLEKLHLEGNHLAEVPTAALQGLPALSELKLSRNPIKRLGDGAFLPVASSLQHLYLDNMGLEWISPGAFAGLGPKIRSLYLESNKMSNIPDMSNFTGLEILNLRDVPFHCDCQLLPLWRWINTLNLHIGATCGSPAEAQGLKVKLSTTFLTCPGWGRGEARGARPDKTKAAGKPSKKKRPGKSPARGFKRSRA
- the CHADL gene encoding chondroadherin-like protein isoform X2, whose protein sequence is MGLPWGLLLLALALGRLAAARCPTPCVCDNLRAQVLCLHGNLTAIPEAIPQLTKNLDLRGNSFMVIPAGAFLATPYLTHLDLQHCKVERLEEGAFRGLGRLVYLNLASNGIAFLYQESLDGLSSLQQLILKGNRIEEIQPGAFGHLGSLTVLDLRANALVYLPDMVFQGLQVLRWLRLSHNALHVLGSEAFAALPALRRLSLDHNELQALPSEALARLDGATWLDLGHNPITYMAEEALAMASLKHLFLDHAALQDVAPDAFTHSPQLRTLDLRENQLQGLPPLAGARRLERVSLVGNPLLCSCLLRPFHRWLARVRVQVEGACAAPLALRGRPLDSLRPPEMRCGRSQPTPSPTMPSEQSRVASSGHCPLGCSCSPDFHHGSCENRDLQEIPQGFPRDTRLLDLRQNAFGTVPPGAFPGLKELVSLHLQSCSIRTLHPGALQGLESLVYLYLTDNHLSTLAATAFKGAPQLAYLDLDRNAFTHLPSHTFQLLPNLISLHLQHNAIGELVDSDLARAGGLRWLYLAGNAIQHIAPTALAPAKMLEKLHLEGNHLAEVPTAALQGLPALSELKLSRNPIKRLGDGAFLPVASSLQHLYLDNMGLEWISPGAFAGLGPKIRSLYLESNKMSNIPDMSNFTGLEILNLRDVPFHCDCQLLPLWRWINTLNLHIGATCGSPAEAQGLKVKLSTTFLTCPGWGRGEARGARPDKTKAAGKPSKKKRPGKSPARGFKRSRA